The region GTCCACCTCATCATCCCACAGCTCTATGCGCACAGGCAGCTCCTCTGTTAAGGGGAACACATCAATGATCCCTCCCCGGATGGAGAACTGTCCCATGCCATCCACCTGTCCCATGCGTTCATACCCCAGCTCAATAAGACGCTTTTTCCACTCTTCCACATCAATGGTCTGACCGCCTTCCACAGACAGCACCTGCTCCTTTAAATACTTAAGCGGGAGAAGGTGGTCCATAAGTCCGTCAAAGGTGGTGACCACCCAGCCGGAGGTTTTTTCCATTAACTGCCGGAATACGGTCATCCGCTGTTTGGTCAGCAAATTTCCATGGATATCTGCACTGAAAAACAGAAGATCTCTTGCCGGGTACAGCCACACATCCGGTTCAAAGAACCGAAGATCCTCATAGATCTCCCTTGCCCTTGTATCGTCATAGGTGACCACCAGCCTAAAGCCTTCCTGCTTTGCCGCTTCATACATCAGGTGGACTTTCTGGGAATCCATGCAGCCGCTTGCCATAACAGGGCCGGCCTTTTTTAACAGATCGCTGGAAAGATCCTCAAAATCCTTTAATTCCCTTAATGGTTTTTCAAATAGATCACTCATGAAATCTCCTTATTTCTTTCTGTTAAAAAAATTCATTGCTGCTTCCGCTCCTTCTGTGACCATCATGATGGCAGCCTCTGCCGCATCCTGATAGGCCTGGTCCATAACCCCTTCCTGCTCCCTGGGGAAACGGCCCAGAACATAGTCCGCCAGATCCATTTCCTTTGGTTTTTCTCCCACTCCCACCCGGATCCTTGAAAATTCCTGGGTTCCCAGATGGTTTATGATGTTCTTTAAGCCGTTGTGACCTCCTGCGCTTCCCTTGGTCCGGATCCTTAGCTGGCCCTCTGCTAAGTTGATGTCATCGCAGATAATGATGATGTGGTCCGGCTCCACCTTATAAAAATCCGCCATAGCCCGGATGCTTTCGCCGCTTAAATTCATAAAAGTCTGGGGTTTTGATAAAATAACTTTTTCCGGTCCGATTCTTCCGGTTCCGCAAAATGCCCTGTGCTTTTTTTCCGTCACCCTGGCTCCCAGTTTGTCCGCCAGAATATCCACAGCCTCAAACCCTACATTGTGCCTGGTCTTTTCATATTCCCTTGTGGGGTTTCCTAATCCTGCGATGATATACATGATGATTCTCCTTATTATTGTCTATATTAATTACAGTTCCGATTCATGACTTTTTAGAGGTTTCAAACGCCCGAAAAGCGTTAGATTTCCCAATGCCGGGGGTCTAACGCTGCTTTACATTTTATCAGTTCAATCTTAAGATGTAA is a window of [Clostridium] saccharolyticum WM1 DNA encoding:
- the pth gene encoding aminoacyl-tRNA hydrolase — its product is MYIIAGLGNPTREYEKTRHNVGFEAVDILADKLGARVTEKKHRAFCGTGRIGPEKVILSKPQTFMNLSGESIRAMADFYKVEPDHIIIICDDINLAEGQLRIRTKGSAGGHNGLKNIINHLGTQEFSRIRVGVGEKPKEMDLADYVLGRFPREQEGVMDQAYQDAAEAAIMMVTEGAEAAMNFFNRKK